The DNA segment GAACCCAGCGACCTTCCACTCCCGGTCCGCGAAGCAATCAACGATCCGCTGCCGGGAATTCAGGATCTCACGGAAGTCTCCCGCGACGAGGCTCTGGACACCGCCGATCGGACCTACCTGATCAAAATCCTGGACAAACACCATGGCGTCATCGCGAGTGCCGCTCGCCAAGCAGGATTGTCTCGCCAGGGCATGAACAAATTGCTGAAACGCCACCACATCGACGCCAACGATTACCGGCGATGAACCGCAACAAGACGACCTCTGCGGGGCAGTCTTCCTTGGGCGATCAATCTGGGACTCGATGGCGACTGACCTCGGTCTGCTCGGTCAGTTCCAGCGAGCGGTCCTCCTTCTCTCGCAGGGAAACCTTGTGCTGCATGATTTCCTCCGGGGTCCGTCCCCCTTGGTTTGCAACCCCAAGCTCACGGACCAAATGAATCAAGTCGTCCTCACTGACATCCACAAAGGAATCCAGTGAACGGATGGCATTCAAAACGTCGTCGTGGGACGGCCGACTCGAAAGACTCTCGGTCTGCTCCGCCTCGGTCGGAACAGAAAACAAACCGGCGGGATAGCGTCGCCATGGGAAAGGCGCATTAAGGAGGACGGCGAGTGTTAGCATCAAGCCGACATTGATCAGAATCGGACACAGAACATACAGGTATCCAAGTTCATGGATTGCCTCCCCGCCCATGACAGCGGTGAATGCCGTCGCTCCGCCCGGCGGATGAATGCAGCCGAACTGATACATCACCCCGATGGAAATCCCAACGGCGAGCGCAGTTGCAACCGCCGGATTGCTGATCCACTGGCAGCACGTCACACCGATGCAAGCTGAGATGGAATGCCCGGCGATCAAGGGCCAGGGTTGCGACAACGGGCCGTGTGGAACGGCGTACAGCAACACCGCGCTGGCTCCCATCGAAGCGATCACGCCGACCGCCGCCATCGATGGGAGGAACTGATTGGTCAGGTAAAACACACAGTAGATGGCGCAGCCAGAACCAAGTGCCGAAATCAGCTTCTCTTGCCTGCTGACCTGCACCAGTTCGACGCCCAACCATTTGCTTCCGAGCATGTCGAATTCACGTTGGATCGCGTAGCAATCAGATGCAGCGTCTGGCCATGTCCGCTCATGGTGGATCGCTGTTCTGATCGGGCAAACAGATTAGGCGAAATGCAATGGGCGTCAAGCCGAGCGTTCCCGGAGGCAGCTTTCGCAGCGGAACGGAGAATCGCCACAACCCCAGCGACGCTGCTGGTAGAATCTTTTCAGCTCGAATACTCGCTAAGCAGTTCGGCAGGAGTCTTTCGGCATTTGGACTGCTTCGGGAAGTGTTGTTGCTTCCACGTACAACCGGGGCGTTGGCCACGGTTGTGCTTGGGAACTCCTGCATACTTGTTTCGCAACAAAGTACTTCTTTGCGAATCCGATGTGACTGCACCAATGAACGCATCCCTCCCCGCCACCGAACCCCGACAAGTCGATGATGGACGATTAGGGATTTTCCAATTGATGGTGATCACCGCCGGGATCGCAATTGCCTTTGCGATCGGTCGTGGACTCGGGACGCTTCGTCGTGTTCCGGATTGGCCGTGGCGTTCAGAAACCGCGGAAACAATCCAAACCATGGATCTGCTGGTTGCCAGTGTCTACGGTCTGAGTCTCGCCGTGTTTTTCTTGGCAGTTCGATCCCAGCACTTCTGGACCAGCCTAGGCAAAACGCTTGCCTTGCTGTTCGCCAACATGTGTGTCTTGGATTAGACACTCGACTTCTTCGCCTCCACCACCGTTGCCCTGCGTTTTTGGGTCGACCCGCAAGCCGGTATCTCTTCCACTGCAGGCTATGTCCTCGGCATCTGGTACGAACACTTCTCAGCTCGGCTGGGATACTTCCTCGGGTTGCCTGTTCTCATTCTAGCGATCGTGCGGACAAAACCGCAGCATTTCACCTGGCGATTGGCCTGGGTCGGATTCCTGATCTTCGATCTGGCGATCCTTTCAGTCCTGCATGTGGACGTGTTTGCGACCCTTCCACTAGGCCTGTTGAATTGGTACTTCCCAATCGCACTGGGGATTCCCGTTGTGTTGCTTGCGATTGCATTCATTCGCGATCTCACGCGGCGAGAACTCGATTGGTGGACCGTCCTGACATGTCTGCCCATCATTTCCATTTGGCTGATCAGTGTTGTGATGCAGGCAGTATGACCTTGGGTTGAAAACCCAAGGCTTTCGGCTGCCGTCGCTCCGCGACTGATTGAGTGTGTTGCGGGATCGAACAACCGCGGAGCGGTGACAGTTGTCAGCCTCGGGTTTTCAACCCGAGGTCTTGTTCGTGCCCCTGTTGCTCGACAAGCCGCGGAGCGGCGACAGGTGGCAAGCGATGAGACGCGACCATTGCGGGCTTGCTTGCTTGCGCGGCGGGAACTGGGGAGTGCCTCATTGACGCGTCGGGTTTCCATGGGCGCATGGATCGCGTGGCGGGGCGATTCGATGTTCGATCATCGTCGGTGCTCACGACTACTGCGTAAGCACCAAGCGCTCGGTGGTCGTCAATTCAGGACCGCCGCCTCGATTGCCGCTTCCTGACGCGGTGAATAGCGAATCGCCGATCCGAACCAGGCCTGTTCCATGTCGGCCTTGGACCAGCGATGGCCACGACGCCCACTCCTTGGTTGCAGGGTCAAAGACTTCGATCTGGTCGTGAGCCGGCTTCTGATCTGCACTCTCACCGCCGCCAACGACCAATTTGCCTTCGATTGCGACGACGCTGTTGCCTGCCCGCTTGGTTGGCAAATCAGGGCACTGCTCTGCCGGCAACCATTCGCCAATCTCAAAGTCGTACACATCCAATTTGCTGATCGTTTGTGAGAACACGGCGTTGTCGCGTTTGGACGTCACTCGTCCGCCTGCCGCGTACAGCCGATTGCCAATCACGGCCGCTTGAAAGTGATCTCGCATGTGGGGCGCATCGGGCATGATCTCCCACACGCCTGTCTTGGGATCGTAGCGATCAAACCATGGTCGACAACCATCGACATGCCCGTTCGTGATGCCGCCAATCAAGTAGATCCAACCATCGTGGTAGACGGCACCGGCCCCGCCGCGACGACGTGACTCGGGGATCGAATGAACGAAGTCAAAACGATCTTCCGCGGGATGATAGACCACGACCTTTTCAAGGGGCGTTTCCCGCGGGTACGGTCCAGTCATCGCTCCCATCAAGTAGATCGCATCCTCCACCACGACACCTTGAAAGTGATGCAACTCCATTGGCGTTTCGGAATTTGCTGTCCAAACATTGGTCTTGGGGTCGTAGACGTCGACCGGATTGATGCGGCGGCCACCAAGCAAATACAGCTTGTTTTGAAAACCTACCAAAGCCGCTTCATGGCGCGCCGTCGGGTGACCTTCCGTCGCAATCGTTTTCCAGACCTCCAGCCCGGGATCAGGCGATTCGGCTTGAACCAGTGACAACGAGGTTCCAAGAAGCAAAGCACAAAGGTGGAAACGCATCGTTGGGGGACCGATAGGCAGGAGGTGAGTCAAGGG comes from the Rhodopirellula islandica genome and includes:
- a CDS encoding HPP family protein, with amino-acid sequence MLGSKWLGVELVQVSRQEKLISALGSGCAIYCVFYLTNQFLPSMAAVGVIASMGASAVLLYAVPHGPLSQPWPLIAGHSISACIGVTCCQWISNPAVATALAVGISIGVMYQFGCIHPPGGATAFTAVMGGEAIHELGYLYVLCPILINVGLMLTLAVLLNAPFPWRRYPAGLFSVPTEAEQTESLSSRPSHDDVLNAIRSLDSFVDVSEDDLIHLVRELGVANQGGRTPEEIMQHKVSLREKEDRSLELTEQTEVSRHRVPD
- a CDS encoding Kelch repeat-containing protein → MSLVQAESPDPGLEVWKTIATEGHPTARHEAALVGFQNKLYLLGGRRINPVDVYDPKTNVWTANSETPMELHHFQGVVVEDAIYLMGAMTGPYPRETPLEKVVVYHPAEDRFDFVHSIPESRRRGGAGAVYHDGWIYLIGGITNGHVDGCRPWFDRYDPKTGVWEIMPDAPHMRDHFQAAVIGNRLYAAGGRVTSKRDNAVFSQTISKLDVYDFEIGEWLPAEQCPDLPTKRAGNSVVAIEGKLVVGGGESADQKPAHDQIEVFDPATKEWASWPSLVQGRHGTGLVRIGDSLFTASGSGNRGGGPELTTTERLVLTQ